From the genome of Cryptococcus tetragattii IND107 chromosome 8, whole genome shotgun sequence, one region includes:
- a CDS encoding multifunctional tryptophan biosynthesis protein — MGFTLLIDNYDSFTWNIYADLASVGGNPYVVRNDKITLKEIERMFADGELERIVISPGPGHPRTDSGVSRDVIAWGMGKLPILGVCMGLECIVDLLGGEIAYAGEIKHGKTSLVQHDSIGVFHNLPQFLSSTRYHSLSAQIQSVPSALQVTSTTKESGVIMGVRHRTYTVEAVQYHPESCMSEGGRGLMANFIQMKGGKWGGENAWCGVPAEGEEEQSKAKTSGAPSLPTILNKIHAQRLLDVEQAEKIPATTPANVSTSLSLYTSPPLINFRDRMVSTPHTAVMAEIKRASPSKGDIAPTASAPEQALKYALAGASVISVLTEPTWFKGSVLDMLAVRNAVDSLPNRPAILRKDFVLSKYMIDEARLYGADTVLLIVAMLAPQQLKELYDYSVSLGMEPLVEVNNPTELSLALEIGSKVIGVNNRNLHDFNVDMSTTSRVNAALNGRDVVVCALSGISSHEDVEQYVKEGVKGVLVGEALMRATDTKAFLRSLIGLPPLEVVPKPKPLVKICGIRSADDAKLAIRAGADLLGVILVPGTKRCIPTSTAREISALVQSARSQSSSKPLEPSLSSPWFTTQSALLSSRRKPLLVGVFQNQSLSDILSAVDEIGLDLVQLHGDEPQAWAKFIPVPVIKVFRVSPEGIVRGGEIRRPGLNQAVLLDAGGASGGGGEGKAFPWEHAKRLIQSGEVGSEGHVPLPVILAGGLTPENVGQAIEQAGEGVWCVDVSSGVEGEGGKVKEKVEAFVKAVRG; from the exons atggGCTTTACTCTACTGATCGACAACTACGACTCTTTCACCTGGAACATTTACGCCGATCTTGCGTCTGTCGGCGGTAATCCCTATGTCGTCCGTAATGATAAGATTACCCTtaaggagattgag AGGATGTTCGCTGATGGCGAGCTTGAACGAATTGTGATATCTCCCGGTCCCGGACACCCTAGGACAGACTCTGGTGTCTCTAGGGATGTGATTGCTTGGGGAATGGGCAAGTTGCCTATATTGGGTGTGTGCATGGGTTTGGAGTGTATTGTTGACTTGCTCGGTGGAGAG ATTGCTTACGCAGGTGAAATCAAACATGGTAAAACCTCGCTTGTCCAGCACGATTCTATCGGTGTCTTCCACAACCTCCCACAGTTCCTCTCTTCTACTCGTTACCATTCCCTTTCCGCGCAAATTCAGTCGGTTCCTTCAGCCTTGCAAGTCACTTCAACCACCAAGGAATCTGGTGTGATCATGGGTGTACGGCATAGGACATACACCGTTGAAGCCGTGCAGTACCATCCTGAGAGTTGTATGAGTGAGGGCGGTCGAGGATTGATGGCCAATTTCATCCAAATGAAGGGCGGGAAATGGGGTGGTGAAAATGCTTGGTGTGGCGTTCCTgcggagggagaggaagaacagtCCAAGGCCAAGACCAGTGGCGCTCCAAGCTTGCCTACTATTTTGAATAAGATTCACGCGCAGAGATTATTGGACGTTGAGCAAGCCGAGAAGATTCCCGCTACAACCCCCGCCAATGTCTCtacctctctttccctctaCACCTCCCCACCTTTGATTAACTTCAGAGACCGCATGGTCTCTACTCCCCACACTGCCGTCATGGCTGAGATTAAGCgtgcctctccttccaagGGCGATATCGCCCCTACAGCTTCAGCTCCCGAGCAAGCACTCAAATATGCCCTTGCTGGTGCTTCAGTCATCTCGGTACTCACAGAGCCTACGTGGTTCAAGGGGAGCGTGCTTGACATGCTCGCTGTGCGAAACGCTGTTGACAGTCTCCCCAATCGTCCTGCCATCTTGCGAAAAGACTTCGTTTTATCCAAATACATGATTGATGAAGCTAGACTGTATGGTGCCGATACCGTGCTTCTCATCGTCGCCATGTTGGCGCCTCAGCAACTCAAGGAATTGTATGATTACTCGGTGTCACTTGGCATGGAGCCCCTCGTCGAGGTCAACAACCCTACTGAGCTCTCGCTCGCCCTTGAAATTGGTTCCAAGGTCATCGGCGTGAACAACCGTAACCTGCATGACTTTAATGTTGACATGTCCACCACTTCTCGGGTTAATGCCGCTCTCAACGGACGGGACGTTGTTGTCTGCGCTTTGAGCGGTATTTCAAGCCACGAAGATGTTGAGCAGTATGTCAAGGAAGGCGTCAAGGGTGTGCTTGTTGGTGAGGCTTTGATGCGAGCGACTGATACCAAGGCTTTCCTCCGATCGCTTATTGGCTTACCGCCTCTTGAGGTCGTTCCCAAGCCCAAGCCGCTCGTCAAGATTTGTGGTATCCGCTCTGCAGACGATGCTAAGCTTGCAATCAGGGCCGGTGCCGATCTTCTTGGTGTAATCCTAGTCCCTGGTACGAAACGCTGCATCCCTACTTCTACCGCCCGCGAAATTTCCGCTCTTGTGCAATCTGCCCgatctcaatcttcttccaagccATTAGaaccttctctttcctccccttGGTTCACCACCCAATCCGCCCTGCTCTCATCCCGGCGCAAACCCCTTTTAGTCGGTGTCTTCCAAAATCAATCTCTCTCTGACATCCTTTCAGCCGTCGACGAGATTGGCCTCGACCTTGTTCAATTACACGGTGATGAACCCCAAGCCTGGGCCAAGTTCATCCCCGTGCCTGTGATCAAGGTGTTCCGAGTCTCACCCGAAGGAATCGTtagaggtggagagattAGGCGACCAGGTTTAAACCAAGCGGTCTTGCTCGATGCGGGTGGTGCGtctggtggtggtggggaaggaaaagcgTTCCCTTGGGAACACGCGAAGCGGCTCATCCAGTCCGGCGAGGTGGGATCTGAAGGCCATGTGCCTCTTCCTGTCATTCTCGCGGGCGGGTTGACGCCCGAGAATGTGGGCCAGGCGATTGAACAAGCTGGTGAAGGCGTTTGGTGTGTGGATGTCAGCAGCggggttgaaggagagggaggaaaggtcaaggagaaggttgaggcGTTCGTGAAGGCCGTAAGGGGCTAA